A genomic stretch from Nocardia wallacei includes:
- a CDS encoding ABC transporter ATP-binding protein yields MPIEEAIRVRGLEKSYKEVKVLRGVDFDVERGSIFALLGSNGAGKTTIVRILCTLLGADAGTASVNGFDIATQAAEVRESFSLTGQFAAVDEILSGRENLVLVARLRHVRNPGAIADDLLERFALTGAASRKVATYSGGMRRRLDIAMSLIGSPPVIFLDEPTTGLDPQARIDVWEAVRELAGQGTTVLLTTQYLDEAEQLADRIAILHQGRIIVNGTLAELKQMLPPAEIEYIEKQPTLEDIFLTLVGDEAPMRKDAQ; encoded by the coding sequence ATGCCCATCGAAGAAGCGATCCGGGTGCGGGGCCTGGAGAAGTCGTACAAGGAGGTGAAAGTGCTGCGCGGCGTGGACTTCGACGTCGAGCGCGGCAGCATTTTCGCCCTGCTCGGGTCGAACGGCGCGGGCAAGACCACGATCGTGCGAATCCTGTGCACTCTGCTCGGAGCGGATGCGGGGACGGCGAGCGTCAACGGATTCGATATCGCCACGCAAGCGGCGGAGGTCCGCGAATCCTTCAGTCTCACCGGTCAATTCGCCGCCGTCGATGAAATTCTCAGCGGGCGGGAGAATCTCGTGCTGGTCGCCCGGCTGCGGCATGTGCGCAATCCCGGCGCGATCGCGGACGATCTGCTGGAACGATTCGCGCTGACGGGCGCGGCCTCGCGAAAGGTCGCGACATATTCCGGTGGTATGCGCCGCCGGCTCGATATCGCGATGAGTCTCATCGGGAGCCCGCCGGTCATTTTCCTCGACGAACCGACCACGGGACTCGACCCGCAGGCTCGCATCGACGTGTGGGAGGCCGTGCGGGAACTGGCCGGGCAGGGCACGACCGTGCTGCTCACGACGCAGTATCTGGACGAGGCCGAGCAGCTCGCCGACCGGATCGCCATCCTGCACCAGGGCCGGATCATCGTGAACGGCACGCTCGCCGAACTGAAGCAGATGCTCCCGCCCGCCGAGATCGAGTACATCGAGAAACAGCCGACCCTCGAGGACATCTTCCTCACCCTCGTCGGCGACGAAGCACCGATGCGTAAGGACGCTCAATGA
- a CDS encoding alpha/beta fold hydrolase: MNDWRDPGLGTPAEARLPSGTVRYHERGSGPVIVFAHGYLVNANLWRKVVPLLADEFRCITPDLPLGSHLVPMRRDADLTPPGIAWLLADLLRELDLHDVTLFGNDSGGAYSQLVAADHPERLRRLVLSSCETPYDTWPPSPGGFGLLKATAANRVTYRALYQALRLRRTWRWRNTYGWLAKYPIERQVMESYIGPVLRSPQIRFDGRKAIGSVSDRYTRAAAGRLTNNSELPIDMIWASADHVFPLRHAELYARALRTEVRAVPDAFTYVTEDQPERTAASLAACVRSGATERRRTNR, from the coding sequence ATGAACGACTGGCGCGACCCGGGCCTCGGCACGCCCGCCGAGGCCCGGTTGCCTTCGGGGACAGTGCGATACCACGAGCGCGGCAGTGGGCCGGTGATCGTCTTCGCACACGGTTATCTGGTCAACGCGAATCTGTGGCGCAAGGTGGTGCCGCTGCTGGCCGACGAATTCCGCTGCATCACACCGGATCTGCCGCTCGGTTCGCATCTGGTGCCGATGCGCCGCGACGCCGACCTGACGCCGCCCGGTATCGCGTGGCTGCTCGCCGACCTGCTGCGCGAACTCGATCTGCACGACGTGACCCTGTTCGGCAACGACTCCGGCGGCGCCTACAGTCAGCTCGTGGCCGCCGACCATCCGGAACGGCTGCGCCGCCTGGTGCTGAGCTCGTGCGAGACCCCGTACGACACCTGGCCGCCGTCGCCCGGCGGATTCGGGCTGCTCAAGGCCACGGCGGCCAATCGCGTGACCTACCGCGCGCTGTATCAGGCGCTGCGGCTGCGCCGAACCTGGCGCTGGCGCAACACCTACGGCTGGCTGGCGAAGTACCCGATCGAGCGGCAGGTGATGGAGAGCTACATCGGTCCGGTGCTGCGTAGTCCGCAGATCCGGTTCGACGGCCGCAAGGCCATCGGCTCGGTCTCCGACCGGTACACCAGGGCGGCCGCCGGACGGCTCACGAACAACTCGGAGCTGCCGATCGACATGATATGGGCGAGCGCGGACCACGTGTTCCCGCTGCGCCACGCCGAGCTCTACGCTCGCGCACTGCGCACCGAGGTGCGCGCGGTCCCGGACGCTTTCACCTATGTCACGGAGGATCAGCCCGAGCGCACCGCGGCATCGCTCGCCGCCTGCGTCCGGTCGGGCGCGACCGAGCGGCGACGAACGAACCGCTGA
- a CDS encoding nuclear transport factor 2 family protein yields MTGDWRRVHEHVVTAFAAGWDRLSPRAFDALLADDVRLVQPLLPTCTDKQSWWGEVERLSDLLPDLRSDVLRWSGEGPVVFIEHRFTATVGRRTVSVPAVDRLTITESGVITHRTAYFDPAPLTLAVLRHPPAWWRWWRSGLGPLLGRRRLLDR; encoded by the coding sequence GTGACCGGCGACTGGCGCCGCGTGCACGAGCACGTCGTGACGGCCTTCGCCGCGGGCTGGGATCGGTTGAGCCCTCGCGCTTTCGACGCCCTGCTCGCCGACGACGTGCGGCTCGTGCAGCCGCTGTTGCCGACCTGCACGGACAAACAGTCCTGGTGGGGGGAGGTCGAACGGTTGTCGGACCTGCTGCCCGACCTGCGCAGCGACGTCCTCAGATGGTCGGGGGAAGGGCCGGTGGTGTTCATCGAGCATCGCTTCACCGCCACGGTGGGCCGCCGCACCGTCAGCGTCCCCGCCGTCGACAGGCTGACGATCACCGAATCCGGTGTGATCACCCACCGCACAGCGTATTTCGACCCGGCGCCGCTCACGCTGGCGGTACTGCGCCACCCGCCCGCGTGGTGGCGCTGGTGGCGATCCGGTCTCGGCCCGCTGCTGGGCAGAAGGAGGTTACTCGACCGATGA
- a CDS encoding ABC transporter permease produces the protein MRTHFLADTAVLLGRSLRHITRSVDTIITTTITPIALMLLFVYVFGGAIESGSDSYVTYLLPGILLITIASGISYTAFRLFLDMQGGIFERFQSMPIARSSVLWAHVLTSLVANVISLVVVVLVALLMGFRSGAGILAWLAVAGVLLLFTLALTWIAVIPGLTAKSADGASAFSYPLIFLPMISSAFVPTDSMPGPVRAFAEHQPVTSIVDTVRALLTRQPVGADIWIALGWCLGIVVIAYFFAIAAYRRKIS, from the coding sequence ATGAGAACGCATTTCCTCGCCGACACCGCCGTGCTGCTGGGACGGTCGCTGCGCCACATCACGCGCAGCGTGGACACCATCATCACCACCACGATCACCCCGATCGCGTTGATGCTGCTCTTCGTCTACGTTTTCGGCGGAGCGATCGAGTCCGGGTCGGATTCGTACGTGACCTACCTGCTGCCCGGCATTCTGCTCATCACGATCGCCTCGGGCATCTCCTACACCGCGTTCCGCCTCTTCCTGGATATGCAGGGCGGCATTTTCGAGCGCTTCCAGTCCATGCCGATCGCGCGGTCGTCGGTGCTGTGGGCGCACGTACTGACCTCGCTCGTCGCCAATGTCATCTCACTGGTGGTCGTGGTGCTGGTCGCGCTGCTCATGGGATTCCGTTCCGGCGCGGGGATTCTGGCGTGGCTCGCGGTCGCGGGTGTGCTGCTGCTGTTCACGCTCGCGCTGACGTGGATCGCGGTGATACCCGGCCTCACCGCGAAGTCGGCCGACGGCGCGAGCGCGTTCTCCTACCCGCTGATCTTCCTGCCGATGATCAGCTCGGCCTTCGTGCCCACCGATTCGATGCCCGGGCCGGTGCGCGCGTTCGCCGAGCACCAGCCCGTGACCTCGATCGTCGATACCGTCCGCGCCCTGCTCACCCGGCAGCCGGTTGGCGCCGACATCTGGATCGCCCTGGGGTGGTGTCTCGGCATCGTGGTGATCGCGTACTTCTTCGCGATCGCGGCGTACCGCCGCAAGATATCCTGA
- a CDS encoding FAD-binding oxidoreductase, whose translation MTDESTVQQLRTEDARPADLGGHRPRRIHDTYFPASTEEVRQHIVSAARTGIPVYPLSTGRNWGMGSRNPVRDGCAILDLRRMSAVRTLDVERGYAVIEPGVTQRRLADMLDGTPWMLNVTAGCADASIVGNTLERGDGTIRPRSEDLLGLEVVLGTGDVITTGGLDRNGRRPGATSGPDLTRAFLQSNLGVVTAMAVALLPRPEAATVVHATVAADALGAAVDTTIELGRALRPTDGMLRLKEIFVVPAGAAVPDGADPDHVTIQLPLLGSRSSVQLAEKTFRATLSRTPGLAALRTVAAESVASADPLYPQAQFARGIPCCANLQRRLGITACTDVDAADTGWLMFLPAVPLERIAMTKAVELFTEEARRHGTTVMLEFNVISHHSTNLVAQIPFRREPAAVARAHALRDAARDRFLDAGFPPYRSDIDHAPRELADRAATYSDGPLAALKQIYDPAGIIAPGRFLVAGR comes from the coding sequence ATGACCGACGAAAGCACCGTTCAGCAGTTGCGCACCGAGGACGCCCGACCGGCGGATCTGGGTGGGCATCGGCCGCGCCGGATCCACGACACCTATTTCCCGGCGAGCACCGAGGAGGTGCGGCAGCACATCGTGTCGGCGGCTCGCACGGGAATTCCGGTGTACCCGTTGAGTACCGGTCGCAATTGGGGGATGGGTTCGCGCAACCCCGTGCGGGACGGCTGCGCGATACTGGATCTACGTCGCATGTCGGCGGTGCGGACACTGGATGTGGAACGCGGTTACGCGGTCATCGAACCGGGCGTCACCCAGCGCCGATTGGCCGATATGCTCGACGGCACGCCGTGGATGCTCAACGTCACAGCGGGCTGCGCGGACGCGAGCATCGTCGGAAACACCCTGGAACGCGGTGACGGCACGATCCGGCCCCGATCGGAGGACCTGCTCGGCCTCGAGGTCGTGCTCGGCACCGGTGACGTCATCACCACGGGCGGGCTCGATCGCAACGGTCGGCGGCCGGGCGCCACCTCCGGGCCGGACCTGACACGCGCATTCCTGCAGAGCAATCTCGGAGTCGTGACCGCGATGGCGGTCGCGCTGCTGCCGCGACCCGAGGCCGCGACCGTCGTGCACGCCACCGTTGCCGCCGACGCGCTCGGCGCCGCCGTCGACACGACGATCGAGCTCGGCCGGGCGCTGCGCCCGACCGACGGCATGCTGCGGTTGAAGGAGATCTTCGTCGTGCCCGCCGGAGCGGCCGTCCCGGACGGGGCCGATCCGGACCACGTGACCATCCAACTGCCGTTGCTCGGCTCCCGTTCCTCGGTGCAACTGGCCGAAAAGACCTTCCGCGCAACACTTTCCCGGACACCCGGACTCGCCGCACTGCGTACCGTCGCGGCCGAATCCGTCGCTTCCGCGGATCCGCTGTACCCCCAGGCGCAGTTCGCGCGCGGGATTCCCTGCTGCGCGAATCTCCAACGGCGGCTGGGGATCACCGCGTGCACCGACGTCGACGCGGCCGACACCGGCTGGCTGATGTTCCTGCCTGCCGTGCCCCTCGAACGCATCGCCATGACCAAGGCGGTCGAACTGTTCACCGAGGAGGCGCGACGGCACGGCACGACCGTCATGCTCGAATTCAACGTGATCTCCCATCACAGCACCAACCTGGTGGCGCAGATCCCGTTCCGCCGTGAACCAGCGGCGGTCGCGCGGGCCCACGCACTGCGTGACGCCGCCCGCGACCGGTTCCTCGACGCGGGTTTTCCGCCGTACCGCTCCGATATCGACCATGCCCCGAGAGAATTGGCCGATCGCGCCGCCACCTACAGCGACGGGCCCCTCGCCGCGCTGAAACAGATCTACGACCCGGCCGGAATCATCGCCCCGGGCCGATTCCTGGTAGCCGGCCGATGA
- a CDS encoding serine/threonine-protein kinase, with protein sequence MTDDAGERRFGRYRLDRLLGSGGTGLVWLAYDTVERREVALKVLAAAPVEVPHRQRFTREARLVSQLRSPHLPRVHAFGEIDDRLYLAMDYIPGSTLAALLRDGPLPPGTAAAVVAQIAAALDTAHRAGVTHRDVKPSNIIVDSGGTAHLIDFGTAYRADQPALTLDGNVVGTLGYLAPERFDGHADARSDQYSLACVLYECLTGRKPFVDTDAAGQVRAHLTEEPPPATAINPALPAAIDAILARALAKDPRRRWPAIGTFAGAAHTALTGRDAPTADSAVATTPAMPARMRRVSVYGPAALLAPLAEPLVAVTALALLAAAIGAALWFGRPGTLGTDTAPERVPVPQSGTAPTTVPEPPPLFEPARPQTEIGRPLPADGPFCPGGGGCSPVFPEPAESIPAPSFSTPHGNGKGKPDHGNGGKNNGKAGKPEK encoded by the coding sequence GTGACGGACGATGCCGGGGAGCGCCGGTTCGGGCGCTACCGGCTGGATCGGCTGCTCGGCAGCGGGGGCACCGGGCTGGTGTGGCTGGCGTACGACACGGTCGAGCGCCGCGAGGTCGCGTTGAAGGTACTCGCGGCCGCCCCGGTGGAGGTTCCGCACCGGCAGCGTTTCACCCGGGAGGCTCGCCTCGTCTCGCAGCTGCGCAGCCCGCACCTGCCGCGGGTTCACGCGTTCGGCGAGATCGACGACCGCCTCTACCTCGCCATGGATTACATCCCCGGCAGCACACTGGCAGCGCTGTTGCGGGACGGACCACTGCCGCCGGGCACCGCGGCGGCCGTCGTCGCCCAGATCGCCGCCGCGCTCGACACCGCCCATCGCGCGGGCGTGACACACCGCGACGTCAAGCCCTCCAACATCATCGTCGACTCCGGCGGCACGGCCCATCTGATCGACTTCGGAACCGCCTACCGCGCCGATCAACCGGCCCTCACCCTCGACGGCAATGTCGTCGGCACGCTCGGCTACCTGGCGCCCGAACGGTTCGACGGCCACGCCGACGCCCGATCGGACCAGTACTCGCTGGCCTGCGTTCTCTACGAATGCCTCACCGGCAGAAAGCCTTTCGTCGACACCGACGCCGCGGGACAGGTGCGGGCGCACCTGACCGAGGAGCCGCCGCCGGCCACCGCGATCAATCCCGCGCTGCCCGCCGCGATCGACGCGATCCTCGCCCGCGCCCTGGCCAAGGACCCGCGGCGACGCTGGCCCGCGATCGGCACGTTCGCCGGCGCCGCGCACACCGCACTCACCGGCCGCGACGCCCCGACCGCCGACAGCGCCGTCGCCACGACGCCCGCCATGCCCGCCCGGATGCGCCGCGTCTCGGTATACGGCCCGGCCGCGCTGTTGGCACCGCTGGCCGAACCGCTCGTCGCGGTCACCGCGCTGGCATTACTCGCCGCGGCGATCGGTGCGGCGCTGTGGTTCGGACGGCCGGGCACGCTCGGCACCGACACCGCTCCGGAGCGGGTGCCGGTCCCCCAGAGCGGGACCGCGCCGACGACCGTCCCCGAGCCGCCGCCGCTGTTCGAACCCGCGCGCCCCCAGACCGAAATCGGCCGGCCGCTCCCGGCCGACGGTCCCTTCTGTCCCGGGGGCGGCGGTTGTTCGCCCGTATTTCCCGAACCGGCCGAGAGTATTCCGGCGCCGTCCTTTTCGACACCCCACGGCAACGGTAAGGGCAAGCCGGACCACGGTAATGGCGGGAAGAACAATGGAAAAGCCGGAAAACCCGAGAAATGA
- a CDS encoding YfhO family protein: protein MVAGYASVLLADPRHFYTDDTEAQYAPLWVMLGRHLREGRFPALVPWEWMSGNYSMEEAGLYNPPQLLVDVLAPSMDNLAVYATVVKLVFSIIAALGVFRVCLAYRAEPYWAAVAGVGFTLSGWFLFFDEASWATSLTGTAWMLHAWAAAVRYTRGRGGPIPVFAYLYLAISVQYIFPAVESAIMIAAVAVGEVVYQRAWRPSLRLLLAAGCAGLAGLSTFLPSMLSSSVTWRGDQRILNDPFLNVPWSESLNASLPSTVPAFEGWWGYVQPLPMVYIAWFVIPLLAFIDWSAVRRDAREFTGPALFALTFLMWTAGPGHIGPLRWPGRVLPMLAVGLLVLVCVLLSRYGAFADRRRRGLAAAVLIGLLFVRSCSAAPDLVVRHLVAAAIVTALTAGLVWLARTRGVAVACALAILAMFPIAYDQVRAQGATPMSYHFPQRRSEMAAAFPDFTGVTLQLGDRALVAPRDESIDRAWGSLAFGNYAKAIGLDYVNAYSPIGHAAFSSLLCMGWNGSTCADAYRRAFATEPETGRTIVDLMKVDRVVLQRAQYPDAPTRPAPPGWRWVDYPGHDQYIWVLERTDGPISTRNGLVADTPDVTATSVARDSFTSHIRVSSDTGGRVVFARLAWPGYRATLDGHDIGLRAVAKTFATVDIPPGTRDADLVLTWRPPGWKIGITTAIAGLVGLGILQWWYRRGRRPETPAPQEEYPGAEPAQRAEQHAPVPV, encoded by the coding sequence GTGGTCGCGGGGTACGCGTCGGTACTGCTGGCCGATCCGCGCCACTTCTACACCGACGACACCGAGGCCCAGTACGCGCCGCTGTGGGTGATGCTCGGCCGGCACCTGCGGGAGGGCAGGTTCCCGGCGCTGGTGCCGTGGGAATGGATGTCGGGCAATTACTCGATGGAGGAGGCGGGCCTGTACAACCCGCCGCAGCTGCTGGTCGACGTCCTCGCGCCCTCGATGGACAACCTCGCGGTGTACGCGACGGTCGTCAAGCTGGTCTTCTCGATCATCGCCGCGCTGGGGGTGTTTCGCGTCTGTCTCGCCTACCGCGCCGAGCCGTACTGGGCGGCCGTCGCGGGCGTGGGGTTCACGCTGTCGGGCTGGTTCCTGTTCTTCGACGAGGCCAGCTGGGCGACCTCGCTCACCGGGACCGCGTGGATGCTGCACGCCTGGGCCGCGGCCGTACGGTACACCCGCGGGCGCGGCGGTCCGATACCGGTTTTCGCATACCTGTATCTGGCCATTTCGGTCCAATACATCTTTCCCGCAGTCGAATCCGCGATCATGATCGCCGCGGTCGCGGTCGGGGAGGTCGTGTACCAGCGGGCTTGGCGGCCGTCGCTGCGGTTGCTGCTGGCGGCCGGGTGCGCCGGGCTGGCCGGGCTGTCGACCTTCCTGCCGAGCATGCTGTCGTCGTCGGTGACCTGGCGGGGCGACCAGCGCATTCTCAACGACCCGTTTCTGAACGTGCCGTGGTCGGAATCGTTGAACGCCAGCCTGCCCAGCACCGTGCCCGCGTTCGAAGGCTGGTGGGGGTACGTCCAGCCGCTGCCGATGGTGTACATCGCGTGGTTCGTGATCCCGCTGCTGGCCTTCATCGACTGGTCCGCGGTCCGGCGCGACGCGCGGGAATTCACCGGCCCCGCGTTGTTCGCGCTCACTTTCCTGATGTGGACCGCCGGGCCGGGGCACATCGGGCCGCTGCGCTGGCCGGGGCGGGTGCTGCCGATGCTCGCGGTCGGGCTGCTGGTACTGGTGTGCGTGCTGCTCAGTCGCTATGGCGCGTTCGCCGACCGGCGCCGCCGCGGACTCGCGGCGGCCGTGCTGATCGGCTTGTTGTTCGTCCGGAGTTGCAGTGCCGCACCGGATCTGGTGGTCCGGCATCTGGTCGCCGCGGCGATCGTCACCGCGCTGACCGCGGGATTGGTGTGGCTGGCCCGCACCCGCGGCGTCGCGGTGGCGTGCGCGCTGGCGATCCTGGCGATGTTCCCCATCGCCTACGATCAGGTTCGTGCGCAGGGCGCCACTCCGATGTCCTACCATTTCCCGCAGCGGCGCTCGGAGATGGCCGCCGCCTTCCCCGACTTCACGGGTGTCACACTGCAACTCGGTGACCGGGCGCTGGTGGCACCGCGGGACGAGAGTATCGATCGCGCGTGGGGGTCGCTCGCTTTCGGCAACTACGCCAAGGCGATCGGCCTGGACTACGTCAACGCCTACAGCCCGATCGGCCACGCCGCCTTCAGCTCGCTGCTGTGCATGGGCTGGAACGGCAGTACCTGCGCCGACGCCTACCGCCGCGCCTTCGCCACCGAGCCGGAGACCGGACGCACGATCGTGGATCTGATGAAGGTGGATCGCGTGGTGCTGCAACGCGCTCAGTACCCCGACGCTCCCACCCGGCCCGCGCCACCGGGCTGGCGGTGGGTCGACTACCCCGGCCACGACCAGTACATCTGGGTGCTCGAACGCACCGACGGACCGATCTCCACCCGCAACGGCCTGGTCGCCGACACTCCGGACGTCACCGCCACCTCCGTCGCGCGCGACAGCTTCACCAGCCACATCCGCGTCAGCTCCGACACCGGCGGCCGGGTCGTGTTCGCCCGGCTGGCGTGGCCGGGCTACCGCGCCACCCTCGACGGCCACGACATCGGGTTACGGGCGGTGGCGAAGACTTTCGCCACCGTCGACATCCCACCCGGTACCCGCGACGCCGACCTCGTCCTCACCTGGCGGCCGCCGGGCTGGAAGATCGGCATCACCACCGCGATCGCCGGACTGGTCGGACTCGGCATCCTGCAGTGGTGGTATCGGCGCGGCCGCCGCCCCGAAACCCCTGCGCCGCAGGAGGAATACCCCGGCGCCGAGCCGGCCCAACGAGCCGAGCAGCACGCGCCGGTGCCGGTCTGA
- a CDS encoding MarR family winged helix-turn-helix transcriptional regulator, whose protein sequence is MVRRQAVAEESVDEITDALLTASRLLMALSARSIAHVDDSITIPQFRTLVLLSTRGPSKIADLAATLNVQPSTATRMVDRLVGAGLIDRKPNPRSRRELIIELSARGRTVVDAVTERRRRELAAVVERMPAADRSGLVRALTAFTAAGGDLSVTADTI, encoded by the coding sequence ATGGTGCGACGGCAAGCGGTGGCGGAGGAGTCGGTGGACGAGATCACCGACGCGCTGCTGACCGCGTCGCGTCTGCTGATGGCGTTGTCGGCGCGCTCGATCGCACACGTCGACGACTCGATCACGATCCCGCAGTTCCGCACGCTAGTGCTGCTGTCCACCCGCGGGCCCTCGAAGATCGCCGATCTCGCGGCCACGCTGAACGTGCAGCCGTCCACCGCGACCCGGATGGTGGACCGGCTGGTCGGCGCCGGGCTGATCGACCGCAAACCCAATCCGCGCTCGCGCCGCGAGCTGATCATCGAACTCAGCGCGCGCGGGCGCACCGTCGTCGACGCGGTCACCGAACGTCGCCGCCGGGAACTGGCCGCAGTGGTCGAACGCATGCCCGCCGCCGACCGCTCGGGTCTCGTGCGCGCGCTGACCGCCTTCACCGCCGCGGGCGGCGACCTGTCCGTCACGGCCGATACGATCTGA
- a CDS encoding WGxxGxxG family protein — protein MRRTIAVPLSALVLALGPAVAAEADPAPAPPPVAQTTVDDDHDNGGDSDKTGLWGLLGLLGLGGLLGMRRRKETGYPVTNAGATRPGQPH, from the coding sequence ATGCGTAGAACAATCGCGGTACCACTATCGGCCCTCGTTCTCGCGCTGGGTCCGGCGGTGGCGGCGGAAGCGGACCCGGCGCCCGCGCCACCACCGGTCGCCCAGACGACCGTCGACGACGACCACGACAACGGCGGCGACAGCGACAAAACCGGCCTCTGGGGCCTGCTCGGCCTATTGGGTCTGGGCGGCCTCCTGGGAATGCGGCGGCGTAAGGAGACCGGCTACCCCGTGACCAACGCCGGAGCCACCAGGCCCGGGCAGCCGCACTAG
- a CDS encoding TetR/AcrR family transcriptional regulator — MDPRKQRTIESLVRAGEEIFAEQGVEETTVEEIAGRAGVAVGSIYNHFGSKAGLHAAVVERALGVDRNYMDRAYTTDRTPIEQLYAAAEEYLEFYLAYPEYFRMLAFPGAPGQYAAGQDLADRLASAVAQQNRRMVEALRAGIAAAVIRPVDPDAVATVLWACWNGVISLGWRPDSLGRDESELRSLLRTATDLVARGLLPRGDDAAHDPGSPER; from the coding sequence ATGGATCCTCGGAAACAGCGCACGATCGAGTCCCTGGTGCGCGCGGGCGAGGAGATCTTCGCCGAGCAGGGCGTCGAGGAGACGACCGTCGAGGAGATCGCCGGGCGCGCGGGGGTCGCGGTGGGCTCGATCTACAACCACTTCGGATCCAAGGCGGGCCTGCACGCCGCGGTCGTCGAGCGCGCCCTCGGCGTCGACCGCAACTACATGGACCGCGCCTACACCACCGACCGCACCCCCATCGAGCAGCTCTACGCCGCCGCAGAGGAATACCTGGAGTTCTATCTCGCCTACCCCGAGTACTTCCGGATGCTCGCCTTCCCGGGCGCGCCCGGTCAGTACGCCGCGGGTCAGGACCTCGCCGACCGACTGGCAAGCGCTGTGGCCCAACAGAATCGGCGCATGGTCGAGGCCCTGCGAGCGGGCATCGCCGCCGCGGTCATCCGTCCGGTGGATCCCGACGCGGTGGCGACCGTCCTGTGGGCCTGCTGGAACGGCGTGATCAGCCTCGGCTGGCGCCCGGACAGCCTCGGCCGTGACGAATCCGAACTACGGTCCCTCCTGCGCACCGCCACCGACCTCGTCGCCCGCGGCCTGCTCCCCCGCGGGGACGACGCCGCGCACGACCCCGGATCACCGGAGCGATAG
- a CDS encoding FAD-dependent monooxygenase, which translates to MSTTATSPDNVDCVILGSGVGGALLALLLGRRGQRVLLLEAKSHPPARGAEILKPRGIRVLAEHGLLDELLNRGALERVIIDFYHDGSLLLSYDFAEHTRLGHFLIVPYARIVSVILDACAELPNVDIRFGRRLVDLCSEQFPVSSGLLDDGTRVRARTFVDAGGSMSALSTFVESMRDSSRYGQVLRMATIPVTASVLSRNRLYFSSTGRLAYFYPVDSGKARVFLGFPGAQDALIFERPCDDLAAQLADFVTKSGDALALLRADQFVRVPISAYTSKPYHRENVVLLGSSAFSPHPMTGQGMSYTLEDATVLAEILAAATGPEHLELLLQERYEVRRALHGRLVAYGDALAESYHDRDAYLRVHDPVLHGGDR; encoded by the coding sequence ATGAGCACCACCGCGACATCGCCGGACAATGTCGATTGCGTCATTCTCGGGTCGGGCGTCGGCGGGGCGCTGCTGGCGTTGCTGCTGGGCCGCCGAGGGCAGCGAGTGTTGCTGCTGGAGGCCAAATCTCACCCGCCCGCCCGGGGCGCGGAGATTCTCAAGCCGCGCGGGATCCGGGTGCTCGCCGAACACGGTCTGCTCGACGAACTGCTGAACCGGGGCGCCCTGGAGCGCGTGATCATCGACTTCTATCACGACGGGTCGCTATTGCTGTCCTACGATTTCGCCGAGCACACCCGGCTCGGGCACTTTCTCATCGTGCCCTACGCCCGGATCGTGTCGGTGATTCTCGACGCGTGCGCGGAACTGCCGAACGTCGATATCCGATTCGGCCGCCGCCTGGTCGATCTGTGCAGCGAGCAGTTCCCGGTGTCCAGCGGACTGCTCGACGACGGAACCCGGGTTCGGGCACGGACATTCGTCGATGCGGGCGGATCGATGTCGGCGCTCAGCACGTTCGTCGAATCCATGCGGGACAGCAGCCGATACGGGCAGGTGCTGCGCATGGCGACGATTCCCGTCACCGCCAGTGTGCTGTCGCGCAATCGGCTCTATTTCAGCTCGACCGGCAGGCTCGCGTACTTCTATCCGGTCGACAGCGGCAAAGCCAGAGTATTCCTCGGGTTTCCCGGTGCGCAGGATGCGCTGATATTCGAACGGCCCTGTGACGACCTGGCCGCCCAGCTCGCCGATTTCGTCACGAAAAGCGGTGACGCCCTGGCCTTGCTGCGTGCCGATCAGTTCGTGCGGGTGCCGATATCGGCCTATACGAGCAAGCCGTATCATCGCGAAAACGTCGTCCTGCTGGGCAGTTCGGCGTTCTCGCCGCATCCCATGACCGGGCAGGGCATGAGCTACACGCTGGAGGACGCCACCGTGCTCGCCGAGATCCTGGCGGCGGCGACCGGCCCAGAGCACTTGGAACTGCTGCTGCAGGAACGGTACGAGGTCCGTCGCGCGCTGCACGGCAGGCTGGTCGCCTACGGTGACGCGCTGGCCGAGTCGTACCACGATCGCGACGCCTACCTGCGCGTACATGACCCGGTCCTGCACGGTGGGGACCGCTGA